The following proteins are co-located in the Sporosarcina pasteurii genome:
- a CDS encoding aldehyde dehydrogenase: MTELKTELKTFDMYINGEWTASSSGEYFPSYNPATGEAWARVAKGTAEDVNRAVQAAHQAFVNSEWTNMTYTERGKLVRKLGDLIAENVEELAQYETIDNGKLIREMRGQLNYLPEFFYYYAGLADKIHGHTLPLDKQDMFAFTTREPLGVVAAITPWNSPLYLTTLKLAPALVAGNTIVIKPSEMTSASLLELMKLVEEAGFPPGVVNVVTGFGLPVGDTLTAHPLVRRVAFTGGAESARHVVRNTAENFAQLSLELGGKSPNIVFEDADPDNAAMGIIAGIFGATGQSCVAGSRAFLHVDIYDKVMERLVDRVSNIMIGDPLSDTTEMGPLATEEQLKRVEKYVKLGKEEGGKIIIGGKKPEHLEKGWYFEPTIFEHTDNNARITREEIFGPVLSVIPFKNEAEVIEMANSTDYALAAGIWASDIAKAHRVAKAIRAGIVWVNTYRSISPIAPIGGSGLSGYGRESGFDAIYEYTQSKVVWVNTSSEAIPDPFIMR; this comes from the coding sequence TTGACAGAATTAAAAACTGAGCTTAAAACTTTCGATATGTATATTAATGGGGAATGGACAGCATCGTCAAGTGGAGAGTATTTTCCAAGTTATAATCCAGCAACGGGAGAGGCTTGGGCACGTGTAGCAAAAGGAACAGCTGAAGATGTAAATCGAGCAGTGCAAGCTGCACATCAAGCGTTTGTAAATTCTGAGTGGACTAATATGACTTATACGGAAAGAGGAAAACTTGTCAGGAAACTCGGCGATCTCATTGCTGAAAATGTGGAAGAACTTGCACAGTATGAGACGATTGACAACGGAAAATTGATACGAGAAATGCGTGGTCAATTAAATTACTTGCCGGAATTCTTCTACTATTACGCAGGTCTTGCCGATAAAATTCACGGTCATACGCTTCCTTTGGATAAACAGGATATGTTTGCTTTTACAACGAGGGAACCCCTTGGCGTTGTAGCTGCAATTACACCTTGGAATTCACCGCTTTATTTAACGACATTGAAATTAGCGCCCGCACTTGTGGCTGGAAATACAATTGTGATAAAACCATCAGAAATGACATCCGCTTCTTTGCTTGAACTTATGAAGTTAGTGGAAGAAGCTGGCTTCCCGCCTGGTGTTGTTAACGTAGTGACAGGTTTTGGATTACCAGTTGGTGATACATTGACAGCACATCCACTCGTTAGACGTGTTGCTTTTACTGGAGGAGCTGAGTCTGCTCGCCATGTCGTAAGAAATACAGCAGAGAACTTCGCACAATTATCACTAGAACTCGGAGGAAAGTCGCCAAACATTGTCTTTGAAGATGCGGACCCTGATAATGCAGCGATGGGAATTATTGCCGGTATATTTGGTGCCACTGGCCAAAGTTGTGTTGCTGGATCACGAGCATTTTTACACGTAGATATTTATGACAAGGTGATGGAAAGACTTGTTGACCGTGTTTCAAACATAATGATTGGTGACCCTCTTTCGGACACTACTGAAATGGGACCGCTTGCTACAGAGGAACAATTGAAACGTGTTGAAAAGTACGTAAAGCTCGGGAAAGAGGAAGGCGGAAAAATCATAATCGGTGGTAAAAAGCCTGAACACTTAGAAAAAGGATGGTATTTTGAACCGACGATATTCGAACATACTGACAATAACGCGCGTATTACAAGAGAAGAAATCTTTGGTCCTGTTTTAAGTGTCATCCCATTTAAAAATGAGGCTGAAGTAATTGAGATGGCAAACAGTACTGACTATGCATTGGCGGCTGGAATTTGGGCGAGTGATATAGCAAAAGCCCACCGTGTGGCCAAGGCGATTAGAGCAGGTATTGTTTGGGTGAATACCTACCGGAGCATATCGCCTATTGCACCAATCGGAGGTTCCGGGTTAAGCGGGTACGGAAGAGAAAGCGGTTTTGATGCAATTTATGAATATACTCAAAGTAAAGTAGTTTGGGTGAATACATCATCTGAAGCGATACCTGATCCATTCATTATGCGCTAA
- a CDS encoding YciI family protein, which yields MGYYAALLHMMDAEKNAEVLPRHIAYLEELEAEGKVFARGPFTDGTGGLIVYIADSYEEALAFAEADPHVVEGVRRLELKEWGALTVK from the coding sequence ATGGGGTATTATGCGGCACTATTACACATGATGGATGCTGAGAAAAATGCTGAAGTTCTTCCTCGTCATATCGCTTATTTGGAAGAATTAGAAGCGGAGGGAAAAGTGTTTGCAAGAGGCCCCTTTACAGATGGAACGGGCGGCCTTATTGTCTATATTGCTGATTCTTATGAAGAGGCTTTGGCATTCGCAGAGGCAGATCCACATGTTGTTGAGGGAGTACGGCGACTAGAGCTAAAAGAGTGGGGAGCACTTACAGTTAAATGA
- a CDS encoding alpha/beta fold hydrolase — translation MPKITYGQKTIHYEEKGTGEPLVFIHGVGLDHAMWEQQVNSLSEYYRVIVYDMIGHGESSHPPGPYSLSKYVEQLAALVESLSLEKIHLVGFSMGGMVAQAYALSNSAKMKTLTIMNAVANRTEMQRQAILKRVEEVRANGAHSTIEPAIQRWFTTDYLQNQADVVNRIRTRLQTNNPASYLEAYSLFATADQELWDKLDQITVPTLVITAENDVGSTPEMSQQIHQKISGSELLVVPVLRHMLPIERPDIIHEAIHSFIERAVLVGEGR, via the coding sequence ATGCCAAAGATTACGTATGGTCAAAAGACCATTCATTATGAAGAAAAAGGAACGGGTGAACCGCTCGTTTTCATACATGGAGTCGGTTTGGATCATGCAATGTGGGAGCAACAGGTGAATAGTTTGTCAGAATATTATCGAGTAATTGTGTATGACATGATAGGACACGGGGAATCTTCGCATCCCCCTGGTCCTTATTCACTTTCTAAGTACGTTGAACAACTTGCTGCACTCGTGGAAAGTCTAAGTCTCGAAAAGATTCACCTTGTAGGATTTTCAATGGGAGGCATGGTTGCCCAGGCATATGCATTGTCAAATTCGGCGAAAATGAAAACGCTAACAATTATGAATGCAGTTGCGAATCGGACAGAAATGCAACGCCAAGCGATATTAAAACGGGTGGAAGAAGTAAGGGCAAACGGAGCTCATTCGACAATTGAACCTGCAATCCAACGTTGGTTTACAACCGACTATCTGCAAAATCAAGCAGACGTCGTAAATCGGATTCGTACTCGTCTTCAGACTAATAATCCTGCTTCTTATTTAGAAGCATATTCGTTGTTTGCGACAGCCGATCAAGAACTTTGGGATAAACTAGATCAAATCACAGTTCCGACACTCGTCATTACGGCAGAAAATGACGTCGGTTCCACACCAGAAATGTCACAACAAATTCATCAGAAAATTTCTGGTTCTGAATTGTTAGTAGTTCCTGTCTTAAGACATATGCTTCCGATTGAAAGACCTGATATTATCCACGAGGCAATTCACTCATTTATTGAAAGAGCAGTGCTTGTAGGGGAAGGGAGATGA
- a CDS encoding aldehyde dehydrogenase family protein produces MTKLNTNVKKQHLLINGEWVAAEEYSPLQSPYSGEVIAEVPLASIAETDLAIEAAVNARKVMASMPAYKRAEILENLVHALQERAEEAAEIIALEAAKPITTARGEVSRTIETYKFAAEEAKRIHGETLPLDAARGGENRLAYTVQEPIGTIGAITPFNFPMNLVAHKVGPAIASGNTIVLKPATQTPLSSYFIAELLLEAGLPKGALNVVTGSGKVTGDKLVQDSRISMITFTGSPEVGIEIRGKAGLKKVTLELGSNAAVIVDKNVDLDKIIPRCVTGAFAFQGQVCISLQRAYVHEDIYEEFVTKLIEETKKLVVGNPLDELTDVSALISAKDVERTQSWIEEAKKQGAKVVAGGNTEGNILYPTIILEAKSTLKVCCNEVFAPIIVVNKVKNVEQAIDQVNDSRYGLQAGIYTNDITTALNAAEELYVGGVMINDIPTFRVDNMPYGGVKESGTGREGLKYAIEDMTEMKLVVWNRN; encoded by the coding sequence ATGACGAAGCTTAATACTAATGTAAAGAAACAACATCTTCTTATTAATGGAGAGTGGGTCGCGGCGGAGGAATACAGTCCGCTTCAATCTCCATATTCAGGTGAAGTTATCGCGGAGGTCCCGTTGGCTTCAATTGCTGAAACTGATTTAGCAATTGAAGCAGCTGTAAATGCCCGAAAAGTGATGGCGAGTATGCCCGCTTATAAACGTGCGGAAATCTTGGAAAACCTCGTTCATGCTTTGCAAGAAAGAGCTGAAGAAGCAGCTGAAATTATTGCATTAGAAGCAGCAAAGCCGATTACGACAGCAAGGGGTGAAGTTAGTCGTACGATTGAAACGTATAAGTTTGCAGCTGAGGAAGCAAAGCGCATTCATGGTGAAACACTTCCACTTGATGCGGCTCGCGGCGGTGAAAATCGACTAGCTTATACGGTACAAGAACCAATCGGTACCATTGGCGCAATTACACCTTTCAATTTTCCGATGAATTTAGTTGCCCATAAAGTTGGTCCTGCTATAGCAAGTGGGAATACAATCGTCTTAAAACCAGCTACACAAACACCGTTATCCTCATATTTTATTGCGGAACTTCTTCTTGAAGCAGGATTGCCAAAAGGAGCCCTAAACGTAGTTACTGGAAGCGGCAAGGTGACGGGAGACAAACTTGTTCAGGATAGCCGAATCAGCATGATAACTTTCACGGGAAGCCCAGAGGTGGGCATCGAAATCCGAGGCAAGGCTGGCTTGAAAAAAGTTACTTTAGAACTTGGATCCAATGCAGCAGTAATTGTTGATAAAAACGTCGATCTTGATAAAATTATCCCGCGTTGTGTAACAGGGGCATTCGCTTTCCAAGGTCAAGTATGTATTTCCTTGCAACGCGCATACGTTCATGAAGATATTTATGAAGAGTTTGTAACTAAACTTATTGAAGAAACGAAAAAGTTAGTTGTCGGAAATCCCCTTGATGAACTAACAGATGTATCAGCACTTATTTCAGCGAAGGATGTAGAGCGGACACAAAGTTGGATAGAAGAAGCGAAAAAACAAGGAGCAAAAGTTGTAGCAGGCGGTAATACAGAAGGAAATATTCTTTATCCAACGATTATTCTGGAAGCAAAATCTACGCTGAAAGTATGTTGCAATGAAGTGTTTGCTCCGATTATTGTTGTAAATAAAGTGAAAAACGTCGAGCAGGCAATTGACCAAGTGAATGATTCACGTTATGGATTGCAAGCAGGAATCTATACAAATGATATTACTACAGCGCTGAATGCAGCAGAAGAGTTGTATGTTGGCGGAGTAATGATTAACGATATTCCAACATTCCGGGTGGATAATATGCCGTACGGCGGTGTAAAGGAAAGCGGAACAGGCCGTGAAGGTTTGAAGTACGCGATTGAAGACATGACTGAGATGAAACTCGTAGTTTGGAACCGTAATTAG
- a CDS encoding LLM class flavin-dependent oxidoreductase, whose amino-acid sequence MKFGIFANLAGPGRHEEYDKVLDEAREQAVYCDENGYDSIWYTEHHFGHEGNELISNPLMMGVDIAARTKNIRIGQAANVATFWQPLRLAEDIAMLDQLSKGRVEVGLARGLYGREAANLNALADPKNNDQNRALFEETVEVMKKAWSNRFFSHDGDIYQFPPEGLKWTHPMSPQSPEFMDMEKGEINKISIMPNTYQGRMPNLWQTIDSPSSIKIAAETGINAIFWMPTVKELKGRFELYRETASKARGYEVPLGEGIALVRDVYVAETMEQAREDAAEAVLNTYRWICHWRGLGNLMDPGEEVKVGQELTYEFLHPRNLLFGTPEYVTEKIQELKEELNLQNLLLWKNHSHLPHEKVMNSLKLFTEEVMPNFTKTKQGVL is encoded by the coding sequence ATGAAGTTCGGAATATTCGCTAACTTGGCAGGGCCAGGTCGCCATGAGGAGTACGATAAAGTATTAGATGAAGCACGGGAGCAAGCGGTTTACTGTGATGAAAACGGTTACGACTCCATTTGGTATACAGAACACCACTTCGGTCATGAGGGGAATGAGTTGATTTCGAATCCTCTAATGATGGGAGTAGATATCGCCGCTCGAACAAAGAATATTCGAATCGGTCAGGCTGCAAACGTCGCAACATTTTGGCAACCGCTTCGTTTAGCGGAAGATATCGCAATGTTAGATCAGTTAAGCAAAGGGCGAGTAGAAGTCGGGTTAGCTCGCGGACTATATGGTCGTGAGGCTGCTAATTTAAATGCGCTGGCAGATCCGAAAAATAATGATCAGAATCGCGCATTATTTGAAGAAACTGTGGAAGTAATGAAAAAGGCTTGGTCAAATCGTTTCTTTTCACACGATGGAGACATTTATCAGTTTCCACCTGAAGGCCTAAAGTGGACTCATCCTATGAGCCCTCAATCACCAGAGTTTATGGACATGGAAAAAGGGGAAATCAATAAAATTTCAATCATGCCAAACACTTACCAAGGTCGAATGCCAAATTTATGGCAAACAATCGACTCCCCAAGTTCAATCAAAATTGCTGCTGAAACCGGTATTAATGCTATTTTCTGGATGCCGACAGTGAAAGAGTTAAAAGGACGTTTTGAATTATATCGTGAAACAGCTTCGAAAGCGCGCGGCTATGAAGTTCCTCTTGGCGAAGGAATTGCGCTTGTACGTGATGTGTATGTAGCAGAAACGATGGAACAGGCTCGGGAAGATGCTGCTGAAGCAGTACTAAACACATATCGCTGGATTTGCCATTGGAGAGGGCTTGGTAATCTGATGGACCCAGGTGAAGAAGTAAAAGTCGGCCAAGAGTTAACATATGAATTCCTTCACCCAAGAAACTTATTATTCGGAACACCGGAATATGTAACAGAAAAAATTCAAGAATTAAAAGAAGAGTTGAATTTACAAAATCTATTACTTTGGAAAAATCATAGTCATTTACCACACGAAAAAGTGATGAACAGCTTAAAGCTATTTACAGAAGAAGTAATGCCAAATTTCACTAAAACAAAACAGGGGGTATTGTAA
- a CDS encoding M28 family peptidase, with amino-acid sequence MRRKPILALLMATSLVVGSPVANANETPGSPPQAQQAFDNKIIKRINVDNIYDDIAHLSSEPRVAGTEAEWNAVQYIDDKYSSFGYDTEIQPFTFESYQTPEVSVNVAGEPLSSNSFTYTPNGEVSGEVVYAGLATEDDLAGIELGGKIALIKRGDISFADKVLNAAQAGASAVMIYNNTSGSLSGTLGAPNEAFVPAVSLSQTDGDRLATLLAEGQTIEATVNVTGGGISQKTSHNVVAVKEATNKKKDTNQIIVVGAHHDSVPGSPGANDDASGVAASIELARVMANMPTDTELRFVSFGAEELGLLGSYHYVETLSQDERDRIVGMFQMDMVGSRDAGELVMFTVDGEKNAVTDLSAAAGVRTGNPLGYGQEGRSDHVPFYYAGIPAALFIHSPTEPWYHTPEDSLDKISKEKLQETAEIVGAAVYQVARPDTPALERAKVSPKPVDYERIVGGLQ; translated from the coding sequence ATGAGAAGAAAACCGATCCTTGCACTATTGATGGCAACAAGTTTAGTAGTTGGGTCTCCAGTAGCGAATGCAAATGAAACGCCTGGTTCACCCCCACAAGCACAGCAAGCTTTTGATAATAAAATTATCAAAAGAATCAATGTTGATAACATTTATGACGACATTGCGCATCTTTCCAGCGAACCGCGTGTTGCGGGTACAGAAGCTGAATGGAACGCCGTTCAGTATATCGACGATAAATACTCTTCATTTGGATACGATACAGAAATTCAGCCGTTTACTTTTGAAAGTTACCAAACACCAGAAGTTTCCGTTAATGTAGCGGGCGAACCCCTATCATCAAATAGCTTTACGTATACACCGAATGGGGAAGTGTCAGGTGAAGTGGTTTATGCAGGTTTGGCAACAGAGGATGATTTAGCAGGTATTGAGCTAGGAGGCAAAATCGCTTTAATCAAAAGAGGAGATATATCCTTTGCGGATAAGGTGTTAAACGCTGCTCAAGCAGGAGCATCAGCGGTAATGATTTATAATAATACTTCCGGTTCATTATCTGGAACGCTTGGTGCACCTAATGAAGCATTTGTTCCTGCCGTTTCCCTTTCACAAACCGATGGAGACAGGCTAGCAACATTACTAGCTGAAGGACAAACTATCGAGGCGACTGTCAATGTAACAGGCGGTGGTATTTCACAAAAAACTTCTCATAATGTTGTGGCTGTCAAAGAAGCTACTAATAAAAAGAAAGATACTAACCAGATCATTGTTGTAGGTGCCCATCATGACTCCGTTCCAGGATCTCCGGGTGCTAATGATGATGCTTCCGGGGTAGCTGCCTCCATTGAGTTGGCTCGTGTAATGGCGAATATGCCGACTGATACAGAACTTCGTTTCGTAAGTTTCGGCGCGGAAGAATTAGGACTTTTAGGATCCTATCATTATGTCGAAACTTTATCTCAAGATGAGCGCGACCGGATTGTTGGTATGTTTCAAATGGATATGGTCGGAAGTAGGGATGCTGGAGAACTGGTAATGTTTACAGTAGATGGAGAGAAAAATGCCGTCACTGATCTCTCGGCAGCTGCTGGCGTGAGAACAGGAAATCCATTAGGGTATGGACAAGAAGGCCGAAGCGACCACGTGCCGTTTTATTATGCAGGCATCCCGGCTGCCTTATTTATTCATAGTCCTACTGAGCCTTGGTACCATACACCAGAAGATTCACTTGATAAAATCAGCAAAGAGAAACTCCAAGAAACAGCAGAAATCGTTGGGGCGGCAGTCTATCAGGTTGCACGTCCAGACACGCCTGCTTTGGAGAGAGCAAAAGTCTCACCAAAACCAGTTGATTATGAGCGAATCGTTGGGGGACTCCAATAA
- a CDS encoding cysteine hydrolase family protein: MDVKNTALLLIDLQKEGGTSDVVGMDGIIEKTASLIEQCRQKGIPVIYTRHLNRGDGIALGNREPVNEKGEPLYYHTGTDAIEIMDEIKPEPGDIIVDKYRYSCFHESSLDLMLKSLGIKHLIIGGVLTDVCVISTAMDAYYRDYQINLVKDICGTTTEGAHMAAILMMANWVYDIEIYDANQLSNKLSGEDYKVWKSEGPDELQFTPENLREVFGRLTVE; the protein is encoded by the coding sequence ATGGATGTGAAAAACACTGCTTTACTTTTAATTGACCTTCAAAAGGAAGGCGGGACGTCGGACGTCGTTGGCATGGATGGAATTATTGAAAAAACAGCAAGTCTTATAGAGCAATGTCGACAAAAAGGAATCCCAGTCATTTATACGCGCCATTTAAACAGGGGTGATGGTATTGCACTTGGGAATCGGGAGCCGGTGAATGAAAAAGGGGAACCTCTTTATTATCATACAGGAACTGATGCAATTGAAATCATGGATGAAATTAAGCCTGAGCCTGGTGATATTATCGTTGATAAGTATAGGTATAGCTGTTTTCATGAATCCAGCTTGGATTTGATGTTAAAGAGTTTAGGAATAAAGCATTTGATCATTGGCGGTGTTTTGACAGACGTTTGCGTAATTTCAACAGCGATGGATGCTTATTATCGTGATTATCAAATTAATCTCGTTAAAGACATATGCGGTACAACAACTGAAGGTGCCCATATGGCAGCAATTCTAATGATGGCGAATTGGGTTTATGATATTGAAATCTATGATGCAAATCAACTTAGCAACAAGTTATCGGGAGAAGATTATAAAGTATGGAAATCTGAGGGACCTGATGAGTTACAATTTACACCTGAAAACTTACGTGAAGTTTTTGGAAGATTGACAGTTGAGTGA
- a CDS encoding flavin reductase family protein: MQKVEKQDLFKQIMGNYPTGVTVVTTTGADGKPVGLTVNSFASVSLDPLMLLWSIDHRVSSLKEFIEGGKFAVHVLHGHQQELCKTFASKVEDRFSNCDWSFSENNLPIIDGTFGVFECKTFKAIEAGDHTVLIGEVIDLQIDQSNDPMLYHRRVFGPIPEEFYKQKQPVS; this comes from the coding sequence ATGCAAAAAGTAGAGAAACAAGACTTATTCAAGCAAATTATGGGGAATTATCCAACAGGTGTGACGGTTGTAACGACAACTGGAGCAGATGGCAAGCCAGTCGGATTGACAGTGAATTCTTTTGCTTCCGTATCATTAGATCCGCTTATGTTGCTATGGTCTATTGATCATCGTGTATCGTCATTGAAGGAGTTTATAGAAGGTGGAAAGTTCGCGGTACATGTTTTACATGGTCATCAACAAGAACTTTGTAAAACGTTTGCAAGTAAAGTTGAAGATCGTTTTAGCAACTGTGACTGGAGTTTTTCTGAAAATAATTTACCGATTATCGATGGTACATTTGGGGTTTTTGAATGTAAAACGTTCAAAGCAATTGAGGCTGGGGACCATACCGTTTTAATTGGTGAAGTAATTGACCTTCAAATTGATCAGAGCAATGATCCAATGCTTTACCATCGCAGAGTGTTTGGACCAATTCCGGAAGAGTTTTATAAGCAAAAACAACCAGTATCATAA
- a CDS encoding amino acid synthesis family protein has product MLEIRKVYTAIEETRIEGGKQLEDPIKMITTMLVMKNPWVERGFVEDLMPEINEYAPEIGELLVAELFKHISSADDVEAFGKAAVVGVDGEMEHASAFIHTLKFGNKFRDAVEGKSILPFTNKRGGAGTAVLIPMVHKNEDSKRSHFLTFEATIPDAPRADEIVVAISVSTGGRPHPRTGDRHQDMLEMGLV; this is encoded by the coding sequence ATGTTAGAAATTCGTAAAGTATATACAGCTATTGAAGAAACGCGTATTGAGGGAGGCAAACAACTCGAAGACCCAATTAAGATGATTACAACGATGTTAGTAATGAAAAATCCATGGGTTGAAAGAGGATTTGTTGAGGATTTAATGCCGGAAATTAACGAGTATGCTCCTGAAATTGGAGAGTTGCTAGTTGCAGAGTTGTTCAAGCATATCAGCTCAGCAGATGATGTTGAAGCATTCGGTAAAGCTGCGGTCGTCGGTGTAGACGGAGAAATGGAGCATGCTTCCGCCTTCATTCATACATTGAAGTTTGGAAACAAGTTCCGTGATGCGGTTGAAGGGAAAAGTATCTTGCCATTTACAAACAAGCGTGGAGGCGCAGGAACGGCAGTTTTAATCCCAATGGTCCACAAAAATGAAGATTCGAAACGTTCACACTTCTTGACGTTTGAAGCGACAATTCCAGATGCGCCGAGGGCTGATGAAATTGTTGTTGCAATCAGTGTTTCGACAGGAGGACGTCCGCACCCAAGAACGGGAGACCGTCACCAAGACATGCTGGAAATGGGTCTCGTCTAA
- a CDS encoding cytosine permease, with product MKAAEKVEASIEVEAFDQVVSGQDVVTEEHYATEEVPMSQRNINFFDMIAIWVGANSNNASWYVGGTVAGMAFAGAIAVTLISNPFAYLVLALVGYMGYKVGTSTMALTRPAFGIRGSLLPTVLNTIVFLGWAVVNTFIAVISMSFILKDLFGWPAFGEPGSAGPMILGIVFMSCLNLSAVSLGRNSIKIVERIGIVLVLALGIWITIVVLSTHSFSAILSWRPPAESVMPVGKAVDIMAAFSLAWVLGIAEFTRYTRSAKTATVAPLIGACVSLMWFAFIGIIATIGSAITTGVYNPENSDPSSLVTNLGLGWFALLLIVVACVTTNVVNLMAAGISITNVTKKIKPLHSIWLVTVLAGVFMLVPLYLASFLDTFMGFLEYIGMVLSALLGVLVADYYFVKKRSYDVKEFEKVGGKYWYTKGINIRAVAVWTFGVIFFLLVRDSALLGSSIGAVYPTILITALLYTLISMPRGKTSKLY from the coding sequence ATGAAAGCTGCAGAAAAAGTAGAAGCAAGTATCGAGGTAGAGGCTTTTGACCAAGTTGTTAGTGGCCAAGATGTAGTCACAGAAGAACATTATGCGACCGAAGAAGTTCCAATGAGTCAACGAAATATTAATTTTTTTGACATGATAGCGATCTGGGTAGGGGCAAACTCAAACAATGCGTCCTGGTATGTAGGGGGAACGGTAGCTGGGATGGCTTTTGCAGGTGCCATTGCAGTCACGTTAATTTCCAATCCCTTTGCCTATCTTGTACTTGCTCTTGTTGGGTACATGGGTTATAAAGTTGGGACGTCCACCATGGCACTCACAAGACCAGCTTTCGGAATTAGGGGAAGTCTTCTCCCAACGGTGTTAAATACGATTGTCTTTTTAGGATGGGCTGTTGTTAATACGTTTATAGCTGTCATTTCGATGAGTTTTATATTAAAAGATTTATTTGGATGGCCGGCTTTTGGGGAGCCGGGAAGTGCGGGTCCAATGATTTTAGGTATTGTTTTCATGAGCTGCTTGAATTTATCTGCGGTTTCACTGGGAAGAAATTCTATTAAAATAGTTGAAAGAATCGGGATTGTTTTAGTCCTTGCACTAGGTATTTGGATTACGATTGTCGTTTTGAGCACGCATTCATTTTCAGCAATTTTGAGCTGGAGGCCACCTGCCGAATCGGTAATGCCTGTCGGAAAAGCGGTAGATATTATGGCTGCATTTAGTTTAGCGTGGGTGCTAGGAATTGCCGAGTTTACACGTTACACACGTTCAGCGAAAACAGCAACAGTTGCCCCGTTAATCGGTGCTTGCGTTTCACTCATGTGGTTTGCGTTTATCGGCATTATCGCAACAATCGGTTCAGCAATTACGACAGGCGTTTACAATCCAGAGAATTCAGATCCAAGTTCACTCGTTACAAATCTTGGGCTTGGCTGGTTTGCGCTACTACTTATTGTCGTAGCATGTGTGACAACAAATGTCGTCAATTTGATGGCTGCGGGTATTTCAATAACGAATGTAACAAAGAAAATTAAACCGCTTCACTCTATATGGCTCGTCACAGTTTTAGCTGGTGTATTCATGCTTGTGCCACTTTATCTTGCTAGTTTCTTAGATACCTTTATGGGCTTTTTAGAATATATCGGTATGGTACTGAGTGCGTTACTTGGCGTGTTAGTTGCCGATTATTACTTTGTTAAAAAGCGCTCCTATGATGTAAAGGAATTTGAAAAAGTAGGCGGGAAATATTGGTATACAAAAGGAATTAATATAAGAGCAGTAGCAGTTTGGACATTCGGAGTCATATTCTTTTTATTGGTTCGTGACTCTGCCTTGTTAGGAAGTTCAATTGGTGCTGTCTATCCAACCATTTTGATAACTGCATTGCTCTATACGCTAATCTCAATGCCAAGGGGAAAAACTTCTAAATTATATTAA